The following proteins are co-located in the Anser cygnoides isolate HZ-2024a breed goose chromosome 32, Taihu_goose_T2T_genome, whole genome shotgun sequence genome:
- the LOC136787981 gene encoding dynactin subunit 2-like: protein MAPRETPRCRLERDQFAPSPRDTPLLSLSPPPFISLQHGEGVGAKETPQQRYQRLQHEVQELVREVEQIQSAVKESAAEEELTPMALARQVEGLKQQLVSSHLEKLLGPAAAIDFADPEGALAKRLLQQLEVAKCKKTAAGKSPAKAPAPTGDTLTFELYWRPEQDQFSQAAKIAELEKRLAQLEAMVRYEPDSQNPLLVGLKGTSLVETVQILQAKVNILDVAVLDQVEARLQSVLAKVNEIAKHKAVVQDADTQSKIHQVYEMMQRWDPVASSLPDVVQRLLTLRDPHEQATQFGQVLVHLDTTQQEIAGALKDNTVLLAEVQKTMKENLAIVEDNFADIEARIKRLQK from the exons ATGGCTCCCCGAGAAActcctcggtgccggctggagcgtgATCAGTTC GCCCCGAGCCCCCGTGAcacccctctcctttccctctcccctccccctttcaTCTCTCTGCAGCACGGTGAGGGCGTTGGTGCCAAAGAGACTCCTCAGCAGCGGTACCAGCGGCTGCAGCACGAGGTGCAGGAGCTGGTCCGGGAGGTGGAGCAGATCCAG AGCGCGGTGAAGGAGTCGGCGGCCGAGGAGGAGCTGACGCCCATGGCCTTGGCCAGGCAGGTGGAGGgcctgaagcagcagctggtcTCCAGCCacctggagaagctgctgggCCCTGCCGCAGCCATCGACTTCGCAGACCCCGAAGGCGCGCTGGCCAA GCGCCtgttgcagcagctggaggtggcgAAGTGCAAGAAGACAGCGGCAGGGAAGAGCCCCGCCAAGGCGCCAGCCCCCACCGGGGACACGCTCACCTTTGAGCTGTACTGGAGGCCAGAGCAGGACCAGTTCTCCCAGGCTGCCAAG ATTGCGGAGCTGGAGAAGCGGCTGGCACAGCTGGAGGCGATGGTGCGGTACGAGCCTGACAGCCAG AACCCGCTGTTGGTCGGGCTGAAGGGGACCAGCCTCGTG GAGACCGTGCAGATCCTCCAAGCCAAAGTGAACATCCTGGACGTGGCTGTGCTGGACCAAGTGGAGGCCCGGCTGCAG AGCGTCCTGGCGAAGGTGAATGAAATCGCCAAGCACAAGGCCGTTGTGCAAGACGCTGACACCCAGAGCAAG ATCCACCAGGTCTATGAGATGATGCAGCGCTGGGACCCCGTGGCCAGCAGCCTGCCCGATGTAGTGCAGCGACTGCTGACCCTCAGGGACCCGCACGAGCAAG CCACACAGTTTGGGCAGGTCCTTGTGCACCTGGACACCACGCAGCAGGAGATAGCTGGTGCTCTCAAGGACAACaccgtgctgctggcagag GTCCAGAAGACGATGAAGGAAAACCTGGCCATTGTAGAGGACAACTTTGCTGACATAGAAGCCCGCATCAAGCGGCTGCAAAAGTGA
- the LOC136787982 gene encoding RIMS-binding protein 3-like, which translates to MIRGGVGQGPVARGRPLPRRGPARPPSRPVQQEEHRQELEALRAQLEALRAQLEAVRAQLEAKRLRSQELQRRFADEAREMKKRAEEQRQLLAKQLRSKCEQERARELQRLWEQIQEQQAAEIRQLLCEGNTKWCQAQQLLQQQWDEAVRQVRDLQRQLFKVPVNRGRSGGSEARGKQQDVNRQLCWRADSKQAAQILDLQEKLQLRRKLPSQYIPEKAEGGAPASHNGDRAAAQHRLQSLLGTGATRPGSSKSSGASGAGGGEGQRTTCSSSEDAHLRGEGQSSRKSVRDIGVQVPEQQEACPPGSGDSPFLEQQKAQLQNALKDLARQWMVLQEETCFLKNESSLVEAREKAGRLKQELGMLGLLTKNLTEKTRKLKELAAKSGKTAAKTEQVDQQQRGQLETEAGKKLQLQKKLDQERSRLKNRYEELKVCLTEMRNEKARRAQETSQLRRQKERIEEIQSENAALKQKLVQATEQRNAAVGAAKRLQTLLKDLDCKLKAMSQPAERTQQQQQDHEETKLMLQKKEEEVKHWQRAWAELRRTREEELQASRVQLRESEQQYQHQCQQWELLSQQLEQEKRKKSSPIVSELPQAMTPPTAQAYAEQSHDLCSHEDSSDASEKAAKILGFYTSSSASDATRDGPGCCTVSDEGSVGGNGESGAEHVSFVPQSLGQESPKLQRLVAQQGHHPVEGPNERPEAELPHARGEYVHVSGDVDEHGGSVRERKPVRRRLFSPTSTEVSDSSQVTSSELCYPLQDSDIEISSCSRRGRKKQRQNKSF; encoded by the coding sequence ATGATCCGGGGTGGCGTGGGCCAGGGGCCTGTGGCGCGTGGTCGCCCCTTGCCCCGTCGGGGCCCAGCGCGACCCCCCAGcaggcctgtgcagcaggaggagcacaggcaggagctggaggcgctgcgggcccagctggaggcgctgcgggcccagctggaggcagtgcgggcccagctggaggccaagCGTCTCCgctcccaggagctgcagcgccGCTTTGCTGATGAAGCCCGTGAGATGAAGaagagggcagaggagcagcggCAGCTCCTGGCCAAGCAGCTACGCTCCAAATGCGAGCAGGAGCGggcgcgggagctgcagcggctgtgggagcagatccaggagcagcaggcagcggaGATCCGTCAGCTGCTGTGTGAGGGGAACACCAAGTGGTGCcaggctcagcagctgctccagcagcagtgggaCGAGGCCGTCCGCCAGGTGCGGGACCTGCAGCGGCAGCTGTTCAAGGTGCCCGTGAACCGTGGCCGGAGCGGCGGCAGCGAGGCCCGCGGCAAGCAGCAGGACGTcaacaggcagctctgctggcggGCAGATAGCAAGCAGGCCGCCCAAATCCTGGACCtccaggagaagctgcagctgcgGAGGAAACTCCCCTCTCAGTACATCccggagaaggctgaggggggggCGCCTGCCTCCCACAACGGGGACAGGGCCGCGGCCCAGCACCGCCTGCAGAGTCTCCTGGGCACAGGAGCCACCAGGCCCGGCTCTTCGAAGAGCTCCGGTGCatctggtgctggtggtggagaAGGGCAGCGGACAACCTGCTCGAGCTCAGAAGACGCTCACCTGCGGGgtgaagggcagagcagcaggaaatcTGTCAGAGACATTGGGGTTCAGGTCCCAGAGCAGCAAGAGGCCTGTCCACCTGGCAGCGGAGACAGCCCGTtcctggagcagcagaaagcGCAGCTGCAGAATGCCCTGAAGGACCTGGCCAGGCAATGGATGGTCCTTCAAGAGGAGACCTGCTTCCTGAAGAACGAGAGCTCCCTGGTGGAAGCGAGGGAGAAGGCGGGGAGGCTCAAGCAGGAGCTTGGTATGCTGGGCCTCCTTACCAAGAATCTGACAGAAAAAACCAGGAAGCTGAAAGAGCTTGCTGCAAAGtctggaaagactgctgcaaagacGGAGCAGGtcgaccagcagcagagagggcaATTGGAAACCGAGGCTGGGAAAAAActtcagctgcaaaagaaaCTGGATCAGGAACGTTCAAGGCTGAAGAACAGGtacgaggagctgaaagtgTGTCTGacagagatgagaaatgaaaaagccaGACGCGCGCAGGAAACTTCTCAGCTCCGCAGGCAGAAGGAGAGGATAGAGGAGATTCAATCTGAAAACGCTGCTCTGAAGCAGAAACTCGTGCAAGCGACAGAGCAGCGAAATGCTGCCGTTGGAGCAGCCAAACGTCTTCAAACGCTCCTGAAGGATCTCGATTGCAAATTGAAAGCCATGAGTCAACCGGCAGAAAGGAcgcaacaacagcagcaggaccaCGAGGAAACAAAGctaatgctgcagaaaaaagaagaggaagttAAGCATTGGCagagggcttgggcagagcTCAGAAGGACACGTGAGGAAGAGCTGCAAGCCTCTCGAGTGCAGCTGAGAGAATCAGAGCAGCAGTATCAGCACCAATGTCAacaatgggagctgctctctcagcaacttgagcaagagaaaagaaaaaaatccagccctATCGTCTCAGAACTACCCCAGGCAATGACAcctcccacagcacaggcctatGCAGAGCAGTCCCATGACCTCTGCAGCCATGAAGACAGCTCTGATGCTTCTGAGAAGGCAGCCAAAATCCTGGGATTCTACACAAGCAGCTCGGCATCTGATGCCACACGCGACGGTCCTGGGTGCTGCACTGTTTCAGATGAGGGCTCTGTAGGTGGGAACGGAGAGtcaggagcagagcatgtgtCCTTCGTCCCGCAGTCCCTGGGACAAGAATCACCAAAACTTCAAAGACTTGTAGCTCAACAGGGCCACCATCCTGTTGAGGGTCCTAATGAGCGCCCCGAAGCAGAGCTTCCTCATGCTCGGGGAGAATACGTTCACGTCTCTGGAGACGTGGACGAGCATGGCGGGTCTGTGAGGGAGCGGAAGCCTGTCAGAAGACGACTTTTCTCCCCTACTTCGACAGAAGTTTCAgacagcagccaggtgacaagttCAGAGCTATGTTATCCCCTGCAAGACAGTGATATCGAAATAAGTTCTTGcagcagaaggggaaggaagaaacagagacaGAATAAATCTTTTTGA
- the LOC136787983 gene encoding RIMS-binding protein 3-like yields the protein MIRGGVGQGPVARGRPLPRRGPARPPSRPVQQEEHRQELEALRAQLEALRAQLEAVRAQLEAKRLRSQELQRRFADEAREMKKRAEEQRQLLAKQLRSKCEQERARELQRLWEQIQKQQAAEIRQLLCEGNTKWCQAQQLLQQQWDEAVRQVRDLQRQLFKVPVNRGRSGGSEARGKQQDVNRQLCWRADSKQAAQILDLQEKLQLRRKLPSQYIPEKAEGGAPASHNGDRAAAQHRLQSLLGTGATRPGSSKSSGASGAGGGEGQRTTCSSSEDAHLRGEGQSSRKSVRDIGVQVPEQQEACPPGSGDSPFLEQQKAQLQNALKDLARQWMVLQEETCFLKNESSLVEAREKAGRLKQELGMLGLLTKNLTEKTRKLKELAAKSGKTAAKTEQVDQQQRGQLETEAGKKLQLQKKLDQERSRLKNRYEELKVCLTEMRNEKARRAQETSQLRRQKERIEEIQSENAALKQKLVQATEQRNAAVGAAKRLQTLLKDLDCKLKAMSQPAERTQQQQQDHEETKLMLQKKEEEVKHWQRAWAELRRTREEELQASRVQLRESEQQYQHQCQQWELLSQQLEQEKRKKSSPIVSELPQAMTPPTAQAYAEQSHDLCSHEDSSDASEKAAKILGFYTSSSASDATRDGPGCCTVSDEGSVGGNGESGAEHVSFVPQSLGQESPKLQRLVAQQGHHPVEGPNERPEAELPHARGEYVHVSGDVDEHGGSVRERKPVRRRLFSPTSTEVSDSSQVTSSELCYPLQDSDIEISSCSRRGRKKQRQNKSF from the coding sequence ATGATCCGGGGTGGCGTGGGCCAGGGGCCTGTGGCGCGTGGTCGCCCCTTGCCCCGTCGGGGCCCAGCGCGACCCCCCAGcaggcctgtgcagcaggaggagcacaggcaggagctggaggcgctgcgggcccagctggaggcgctgcgggcccagctggaggcagtgcgggcccagctggaggccaagCGTCTCCgctcccaggagctgcagcgccGCTTTGCTGATGAAGCCCGTGAGATGAAGaagagggcagaggagcagcggCAGCTCCTGGCCAAGCAGCTACGCTCCAAATGCGAGCAGGAGCGggcgcgggagctgcagcggctgtgggagcagatccagaagcagcaggcagcggaGATCCGTCAGCTGCTGTGTGAGGGGAACACCAAGTGGTGCcaggctcagcagctgctccagcagcagtgggaCGAGGCCGTCCGCCAGGTGCGGGACCTGCAGCGGCAGCTGTTCAAGGTGCCCGTGAACCGTGGCCGGAGCGGCGGCAGCGAGGCCCGCGGCAAGCAGCAGGACGTcaacaggcagctctgctggcggGCAGATAGCAAGCAGGCCGCCCAAATCCTGGACCtccaggagaagctgcagctgcgGAGGAAACTCCCCTCTCAGTACATCccggagaaggctgaggggggggCGCCTGCCTCCCACAACGGGGACAGGGCCGCGGCCCAGCACCGCCTGCAGAGTCTCCTGGGCACAGGAGCCACCAGGCCCGGCTCTTCGAAGAGCTCCGGTGCatctggtgctggtggtggagaAGGGCAGCGGACAACCTGCTCGAGCTCAGAAGACGCTCACCTGCGGGgtgaagggcagagcagcaggaaatcTGTCAGAGACATTGGGGTTCAGGTCCCAGAGCAGCAAGAGGCCTGTCCACCTGGCAGCGGAGACAGCCCGTtcctggagcagcagaaagcGCAGCTGCAGAATGCCCTGAAGGACCTGGCCAGGCAATGGATGGTCCTTCAAGAGGAGACCTGCTTCCTGAAGAACGAGAGCTCCCTGGTGGAAGCGAGGGAGAAGGCGGGGAGGCTCAAGCAGGAGCTTGGTATGCTGGGCCTCCTTACCAAGAATCTGACAGAAAAAACCAGGAAGCTGAAAGAGCTTGCTGCAAAGtctggaaagactgctgcaaagacGGAGCAGGtcgaccagcagcagagagggcaATTGGAAACCGAGGCTGGGAAAAAActtcagctgcaaaagaaaCTGGATCAGGAACGTTCAAGGCTGAAGAACAGGtacgaggagctgaaagtgTGTCTGacagagatgagaaatgaaaaagccaGACGCGCGCAGGAAACTTCTCAGCTCCGCAGGCAGAAGGAGAGGATAGAGGAGATTCAATCTGAAAACGCTGCTCTGAAGCAGAAACTCGTGCAAGCGACAGAGCAGCGAAATGCTGCCGTTGGAGCAGCCAAACGTCTTCAAACGCTCCTGAAGGATCTCGATTGCAAATTGAAAGCCATGAGTCAACCGGCAGAAAGGAcgcaacaacagcagcaggaccaCGAGGAAACAAAGctaatgctgcagaaaaaagaagaggaagttAAGCATTGGCagagggcttgggcagagcTCAGAAGGACACGTGAGGAAGAGCTGCAAGCCTCTCGAGTGCAGCTGAGAGAATCAGAGCAGCAGTATCAGCACCAATGTCAacaatgggagctgctctctcagcaacttgagcaagagaaaagaaaaaaatccagccctATCGTCTCAGAACTACCCCAGGCAATGACAcctcccacagcacaggcctatGCAGAGCAGTCCCATGACCTCTGCAGCCATGAAGATAGCTCTGATGCTTCTGAGAAGGCAGCCAAAATCCTGGGATTCTACACAAGCAGCTCGGCATCTGATGCCACACGCGACGGTCCTGGGTGCTGCACTGTTTCAGATGAGGGCTCTGTAGGTGGAAACGGAGAGtcaggagcagagcatgtgtCCTTCGTCCCGCAGTCCCTGGGACAAGAATCACCAAAACTTCAAAGACTTGTAGCTCAACAGGGCCACCATCCTGTTGAGGGTCCTAATGAGCGCCCCGAAGCAGAGCTTCCTCATGCTCGGGGAGAATACGTTCACGTCTCTGGAGACGTGGACGAGCATGGCGGGTCTGTGAGGGAGCGGAAGCCTGTCAGAAGACGACTTTTCTCCCCTACTTCGACAGAAGTTTCAgacagcagccaggtgacaagttCAGAGCTATGTTATCCCCTGCAAGACAGTGATATCGAAATAAGTTCTTGcagcagaaggggaaggaagaaacagagacaGAATAAATCTTTTTGA